The Dendropsophus ebraccatus isolate aDenEbr1 chromosome 3, aDenEbr1.pat, whole genome shotgun sequence genomic interval ATACCCCATAGACCTCATACCCCATAGGCTTCATACCCCATACACTTCTGAACTGTGTGGTCCATGATTGCAGATGGCACACTGAGCATCATCCATAGGCCGCCCATTACAGAGACACATATGGCCATGTGAAGGCAGAAGGTGGAAGATCAGGGCTCAGGAGATGGCTGTACTACTAACCACCAGGGATCAGGAGATGGTTATACCGCGTATCTCCAGGGATTAGGAGATGGttataccactgaccaccagggatcaGGAGATGGTTATACCGCGTATCACCAGGGATTAGGAGATGGttataccactgaccaccagggatcaGGAGATGGTTATACCGCGTATCACCAGGGATTAGGAGATGGttataccactgaccaccagggatcaGGAGATGGTTACTGACCACCAGGGATCAGGGGATGGTTATACCACTAACCACCAGGGATCAGGAGATGGTTATACCACTAACCACCAGGGATCAGGGGATGGttataccactgaccaccagggatcaGGAGATGGTTATACCACTAACCACCAGGGATCAGGGGATGGttataccactgaccaccagggatcaGGAGATGGttataccactgaccaccagggatcaGGAGATGGttataccactgaccaccaggtaTCAGGAGATGGTTATACCTCTTACTGTTAGGGTAATGCACATTGGATGATTGTTGGCCGCACTCGGTGGTGCTGAGGATACGTTGGGTGTTACCCGCAGCCCCTTCATCAGTAACATTACCTTCTGTATCTGCAGGGATGGGTACatgctcagcaggcagtatcacacatgacaggcttagatacagcagctcattgTCTTTCTTTCGGATTAGCACTTTACACGGATCAGTTCTTTATAGAATCCAATCTTTCTTCCATCCTGACACATATAATGGCGCTGATCTCCTGGGGTCTGTCCACCTCTGAGGCCGGGATCTGAGACCTCATAATTCATGTGACAGACCCCCGGCcttgctgccccccatgttacTCTGTAATAcctgctgggatttatagtgacaGTGATGAGCAGCGAGATGAGACCCAATTACAGCCGGGATCAATCTCCCCTCATTGCTGCTCTGATGATGATGGCAGAAAGATACCAGGATCCCACACATGACACCTACATGGGGAGGccaggaggagacccccacagcCCAGACAAGAGGAGACCCCCACAGCTCAGACAGGAACATCAGGGCAAAGGccaggaggagacccccacagcCCAGACAGGAGAAGACCCCCACAGCCCAGacaggaggagacccccacagcCCAGACAGGAGGAGACCCTCACAGCCCAGGCAGGAGGAGACCCTCACAGCCCAGACAGGAGGAGACCCTCACAGCccagagaggaggagacccccacagcCCAGACAGGAGGAGACCCTCACAGCCCAGGCAGGAGGAGACCCTCACAGCCCAGACAGGAGGAGACCCTCACAGCCCAGacaggaggagacccccacagcCCAGACAGGAGGAGACCCTCACAGCCCAGgcaggaggagacccccacagcCCAGACAGGAGGAGACCCTCACAGCccagagaggaggagacccccacagcCCAGACAGGAGGAGACCCTCACAGCccagagaggaggagacccccacagcccagacaggaggagacccccacagcCCAGACAGGAACATCAGGGCAAAGGccaggaggagacccccacagcccagacaggaggagacccccacagcCCAGACAGGAGGAGACCCTCACAGCCCAGGCAGGAGGAGACCCT includes:
- the LOC138786686 gene encoding basic salivary proline-rich protein 1-like, which encodes MSSEMRPNYSRDQSPLIAALMMMAERYQDPTHDTYMGRPGGDPHSPDKRRPPQLRQEHQGKGQEETPTAQTGEDPHSPDRRRPPQPRQEETLTAQAGGDPHSPDRRRPSQPREEETPTAQTGGDPHSPGRRRPSQPRQEETLTAQTGGDPHSPDRRRPSQPRQEETPTAQTGGDPHSPERRRPPQPRQEETLTAQRGGDPHSPDRRRPPQPRQEHQGKGQEETPTAQTGGDPHSPDRRRPSQPRQEETLTAQTGGDPHSPGRRRPSQPRQEETLTAQTGGDPHSPDRRRPSQPRQEETLTAQTGGDPHSPERRRPPQPRQEETLTAQRGGDPHSPDRRRPPQPRQEETPTAQTGTSGQRPGGDPHSPDRRRPPQPRQEHEGKGQEETPTAQTGGDPHSPDRRRPPQPRQEH